A region of the Scomber scombrus chromosome 17, fScoSco1.1, whole genome shotgun sequence genome:
ttaaaatgtttcttttgcaAAGTTTAATTAAGAGATGCAAGATGTCCCCTGCTTCACTGAAAAGTaaattctcagtgtttgtgcacttgagggcttcaagtttccacatcacagttGTGTAAGCTGCACACCGGACCACAATTGGCTCCCAAAaccagttgtgatgtcataaatcatgcttacatgccttaaactcagatttttgGTGAGCACGGAGAAACTTTCCCCTTCTGGCAGattcatttgaacacattttttatagtgtcaaattctgcacatgcatcattctgcacagaaaaacaaactctgaCTGATGTGgacctttaaaaatgaatttcttACCAGCTGTGCTTAACATGCCACAACAAGAGTTGTTTCCATTATTTGCACTTCTCAGGTTATTCAAATTTCCATTCATGATTTCTTATCTTGCAGACCCAAACAAGGAGCTAAATGCACTAGAGGTAATATTTTCTAATGTTTAGGGGTGAAAAGTTCCCTTTGAGCGTTCTTTCACCTCATCTCACATCAGTAATCCTGTGCTAACAGACAGCAATGCAGCTCCTCTAAATCATTATATTCCCTGTGTAATTGCCTGCAATCACACCTGTGCTAAACCAGAGTATTAACCAACATCACACCCAGGGGAGCAGAACCTGGAGCTGCAGAGCCTCCAAACCACAGCATTATGTTTGTTTCAGCAGTCAACTCTCTCCAATTTTACTGATGCACCTCAAGCTGCTCTCTCAGGCTCAGCTGAGTTTTTCACAGCTTTTCTCtcagatacagtatgtaattCTGTTCACCTCTTTATCTCAATCTGGATCAGAGGAACATGCAGCAGCTGCATCTGAGGCCAGCTGGTTCAATAACTATATCTGTACACATGGCTGTAAACATGCCAATTCTCAAAACCCCAAAACAGAGATGGTATCTCAGAGGTGCGGGCACAAGCAGTCAAAATACAGTTAGTGTGTAAAAAGGCTGAAGTGTGGAGCAGATGTGTTCTCTGACAGTGGGAAAACCATTCAAATATAACTCCTGTTAGCTTCACATTAAGCAGTAACATGAGCCACATTTAGAGGAGTTGTGGGAAAAAAGGCAAGAAAACCCTGAATACTGTATGTACCATTATTAAATACTCACAATGAACATAATTTCAAATGGAGTTTTACAATTTAGTCAATTacagaaataacaaatattctaagtaataaaagaaaatgatcaTCTTAACAggaaaaataaccaataatgcATGTTTTAGAGTTGGTTGAGTTACCTGCGCAGGTACTAGCTGCACCAGAAGAACCGCAAAAAGTTGTGAGGCTGCGAAGAAACTTTTCATGTTGCCAAGGAGGACAAGTTGTCGTCTCTTGTCTTCAGTCGgacagaaacaaatgaaaacgCCTAAAAGAGGTCGTTTAGTGACGCTGCTGGAGTTTTGATTGGCGCGCTCTTGCCGCTGTGCGCGAGCTGGGGATGGAGAGCGTGCGCCTGACCCGTGTTTTTATACACACAGCTGATGATCAATAAGAGAGAGCTggctttaatataaaataatgatgtaagtTATCCCAGTCTGTCTGTacccccgcccccctcctctctctcacacacacgcacttcttttttattaaaggaCTTGTGAATATGAGGTTATGCAATGAGGCATACAAACAGATAAtaattaatgtataaataaatcatcttaATAAGCTATCAACCTAAACTTTAATAAACAAATGATTGATTTCCAACAATTATATGATTAACAAATATAATACTGAGGCAtacataatactgtatatatgaatTTTGTAATGGATTACTTTATGAATAACAACCTTAGGGATATGTAACTATGCATATATAAGGAAAGatatgtgtacatatatgtgtatattttcactgtattagtatatgtgtattatattatatatttacatatatatagcCAATTATtagaaatgttttgtgtttgttatgtgcATAGGGATCTATTGAATAACTAACATTGCAAATACCAATACTAATAGACTACAAACCTActaataatgtaatacaatAGTGTGATAAATACATGAATCTTAAAACAAGTGCATAATTCAAAAGTTCAGAAAATAAAGTCTGTCTTCTCATGTCAGTTCTTATCTTTGGTACTTGATTTTTATCATGTactaaaaaaagaagtgcagtCTAAACAGAAGTTGACTTCTCTATGTTAAAGGACCATACTAGCACTTTTGTAAGTTTTAGTCCATTTAATACAAACTATCTATGCTTTACTGCTAACCATTTaatcaatattaatatatttgatCTTGTATTGGTTGTAGCTATTGGTTTTTCACAGTTCATCACAGTGAACGTCAagtctgttttccttttttctctaaGTTACATCATTGTTAGGCATTAACACAGTGCAGACTTCAAATCACTCTGCACTGAAACTGTATtaacacacaacaataatataacattgAATGAAAGGTTTTCCGATAACACAGAAATGACTGTAAATCAACAAATGCCTGGAACAGTGGGGCAAAAAGCACACCCAAAAGtctcaaaattaaaaatgttcagcAAAATGTGAAGTAACCTgtacatattttacagttactGAACTAAACTCACCAATATGGTCCTTTTAAAAGCCCCCATGTCCCTTTTTCTTGGCCTGATTGTGATACTGAAATGTAAGCTGGAAGTACAGGGAGCTCCCTGTATCTCTGTACTAACACATATCAGCTCCGGGTCCACGTCTGGATCTGGTTCCTATTGAAGCGGTTTGGCTCTTCGGCATTGTTTATGCACTGAGCCCTCCTGAGTGTTTTGCCTGTTTAGTCTTGGCACAGCGCAGCAGACCTGAGGTTATCAACACCGCTGCTGCAAGAATGAGCAGAATGTCTCAGAGGTACCCCCCTTCATTCCAGGCTTTGGCTTGTTTATGCACAACTGTGTTTACAACAGATAACATGTCTGTTATCAACAATACATGTCTGGTATGAGTGGTGTAAACAACCGTCGTATAAATACAGCCTTCCTATCATATAACACCTCACTCCTTGTTGTTTACACAGTCAATGCTAATAACTAATGACAAGCATAATGACTTATAGGTGCAGCCAAATTTCCATATTTGTTGGCTCATCCTGCAGTGCGTGGCCCACATGCACCCAGATGCCTTTCTATTTATTAGGAGGGTTCAGATGTGTTTTCACAGCCAGTGTGATTTACAGGATAATTGGGCTGGTGTGTTATGAAAAACAGCCTCTGTGGAGGAGATAGCAAGGATGGATGATACCATCCCTCTCACTGCACATCCCTGTCAGTCCTCAAAGGCTGTGATGTGATGGTAGGaaaaattatatatacagtatatcacctTGTACATGACATTaatgtatgtattgtgtgttttgtaggatgatattacataaaaaaacccaatttaTTTCAATTCAATGTCTCTGCTTCCAGGCGTTTTCAGCTATGCCGTCATCGGATTTAATATTGCACACCCTTCATAGACAATGAGTGACTATTATATTCCAATGAGCGAACTTTTTATGAACTCCTCGGTGTTCCAGTGATTGCTCTGCCAGCGCTCCTTAAAGGCAGGGCTCACCCACTTTCCGGGGAGTCCCCTCCCCGCTCAGTCTGACATACAGAGGTCAGATGGACagctgctgcttcctgtctctgGGAACCACACTGATGCTCCAGTCCCAGTCCCCATCAGGGGAGGATGGGGTTTCCCTCAGCTGGAGCAGAGGCAGCAGGTGGGACTGTACAGCTTTATATGGTCCATAACAGGACAATCAATTCCAGCTTCCTTAAATTATGGACAAGGCTGTGGCTGTCTTAGGATCATTTGAGGCTGTAACATGTAACTCATGGTAACTCGCATGATAGGAGGTCTGCACTCATTCTGCATGCATATGAGCATTTAAATTAGTAAGGAagcttttgttttcatctcCAAATACATCTGGAGTTGATCAAGCTCTACATCTATATTATATCTAATAAAATTAAGCTGCATCACATGGGAAAAGACAAGTTTTGAGCCTACATTCCGCAACTgaaaaagctaataaaaaagGATTATGAATACTCTAGAGAAGTAGTTTGACCTTTGACATTGAGGGTAGATGGGTGTATAAGGGCACGACAGAACCGTCATCAGTGTGGAGACGTCCTTAATTGCAGTAGTCTTTTGTTCTCCTCCTTCcacttaatatttaattttgcaTTTCTGTGATCACAATCCAAACTGTAGCCATTtcccacatttttttttttgccagtttaAACCTGcaggtgcattgtgggtaatgctACTGATTCCCAAGCTCAGCCAGACGGACCAACATTGAGTGATGAATGTGACCCAGAAGGCCAAACAGATGTAAGTCCATTCTGGGAcgcacacagacataaaaacatgttgagaTTGTCAGCTGAAATAACCCACACGGTGTCGTAAACAGTTTGAATATATGGGGTACATGCATTTCTGTTGTGTTCATGGTGAAAAGGATGCTGTCGTTTCTGCTGTGTCGTCCTACATGTTGGCAAGAAATTAAGAATCAGGTGGAAAACACTTCAATATTATCAGTGCGTTTTTCTTTATTACTGGAGAATCTGCAGCAAGCTGTGGAGCAACATCACAAATAAAGAGCGCTGGTTTTGTAGCTTTTGGTGGAAGATTTGAAAACTTATGAAATTGATAATTTTGtttatacacaaaaaaactatCTTCAAACTAAATAATCAATGTACCTGTCTAAGGCACTATTTTCGCTAATTTTGTAAAattatggaaaataaataaaaatgagaaaacatgTCATTCAATTCAgaatatatatttgttgtaaTAGTTAAATTAAAAGGTTACAGATAAAGACGACACTGCCTGTAACATATTCTAAAGCTCACAACTACGGACGATGTTTCTCTATTATTTTGCTTGATTACACCTAAACTCACAAGTCAGTCTCTATGAGCAAAACATTTATAGAGCACAATCTCCCAGGATTCATTGTTAAAACTTTGTTGAAACATttagtgtgtttaaaaaaaaaaccctgcactCCAATCTGAATATTTTAGGGCAGCCTTTCTGATATCTGATTGTCTGTTATTGTGAGACTAGATAACACCTCTCTGCAAGATTGTATGGGTGTGTACAAACATGATTTTTGGCGAGTATTTTTACCTCTATTTGAAAGTCAACTGTGAAGAGGAACCATCTTTATGACTCTTTTGAATATATGAAGTTAAGTGACCTCAGCAAACCTCCAGCATTGCTTCACCCACATTTAAATTCAAGAGGATATTAATTGTTAAGAATAACTGAGaacacctgtgtgagtgtgaagggCCTTTAATGACTTGAACAATCACTTTCCACTTTGGAgtacaaacaataaataaataaaacgttTTGATGCAGGATGTTACCGTCATGACCAAACTTTCACACTACATCATACTCAAATAAAGTTGGGCAACATTTTCTGTAGATTTGCTGAAAAATCGATGACTTTAGCTTTATCATCTGATACATTTGTGTTCCTCCAGTTAACTGCTAGTTAAATccagaaggaaggagaaagggaatCAGCATGTACTGGTTTGATGTCTTACTCGATGAGACTCCAACAGAAGACAATGCTGCATGTAGCGCATGAaccatttaaattttttaacaCCGTGATTTTTTTAACCACTGATGTTCATATTTAGTGGAATGCTTATCCAACGGCCTCAAATCCTAATATCTGTTCTGTCTGGTAAGGTCAGAAAACAGCTCACCTGATTATCAAACAGTCCACAATCAGTGCATACAAAAACTTATGTGTGACTACTAGATATTAAAAACATCTAGAGCTCTTTGTTTAGGTAACACATGAACTTATTTTGTGTGGAAATGTTACATTAAAGATTACTGGACTGTTCTATCAGACATGGAAGTACATTATTTGAATTATATTGCAGCACAATCTACTTCTCTGTGGAGAAGGCTCTCTTCATAAGTGGAGGGGGGGTCTTCCCTGCTTCATACAGAGATTCAGGGGGAGGGGAGCTCAAGCAGCACCAGTCTGGGATGCGGCCTGTCTGATTGTAGTAGTCCCGGGACACCGACCTGCTGCCCAGGATGTCCTGCAGCGCCCCGAAGATGGCACCTGGTGAGCAGAGCAAGGGTTGAATATAGAAAGTAGACTGAAAAGTGGTCACAGCCAATATTTTTCAAACATCTTCTTGTTTAGAGCTGATAAAGGCTGACATTATGATTTTTGAAGTATGCTGATACTGAATGAATATCTATCTGCAACGCTGTTTTAAGAAAACCTCCAGTTAAAGAAGTAATTCATCGCTGTGAATATGATGATTTCTTAAACCTGGGTCACCTATATAGTAGAAATGTgcaattatattttaaactggTGCCCGATGACTAACGTTGAATAAAGTTTGCATTCATTATTATCCACCATGAATTACGTGTTTTGGGGATTTTGTGTAGAAAAGAACATCAGTTACTTTCACTATTTAAATCTCCTCTAAAGAGTGTGATATTCAGCTTATTGCATGGTACACAGGAGTGTTTTGGGAGACCCACATTTTACCGTCCTTGAAGGCACCATTAAAGAAATTAGTAGTTTGTAGTCTGAGACTCTGAATGCACGCAACATGGAGGGAAGTGAAACATTTGCATACACTACCACACATTGTAATAATACAATGCTGGTTAAAAATGGGCAACGTTTCCCTTTAAACAGATGGCAATAAATTAAACCTCATGTCTGACCTCCGAGCCAGGCGGTGCAGTTGGGCTTGGCGGGTGGAGCGTGTATGCGGAAGCTCTTGCTGGCCAGGACGTCGCTGTACTTGGGTTTCTCCACCAGGAGGCGGATCTCCGCTAGCAGGCGGTGCAGGAAGCCCGGTAGCATGGCTGTCCCTCCAATCACCACCAGGTTCTCAGAGAGCACCTTACGTGTGTCAATGGGGCactgaaaagaaacacaaagacacattttctcagAGAGGAGAATTACAATAAAGAATTGTTTTTATCAGCCCTATATGTCCACAGTCCTTAAAAATCTGATATATATGGAGGACAGAATCTGAGTTTCTTAACTTAAGCATGATAtagtggaaaaaacaacacgCACATGTTGAAGTGCTTTAAATTTTGACCTGGTAAATGTGCAAGTAATTACTTCTATAAAATACTAATCTCACTTCATTATGCCCtttcaataaacaaaacatttgaccAACCTCTGTCTGTCATATAAGTGCTgtaggagaaaagaaaaggcagcTCAGCTCCACCACTAAAGATTACACTGTCTGGTAATCAGGACAGGTGCAGACTCACACAAAATGGATGAAAGTAGCTGCTGCTGGCTTTACTGCAGTGCCTTCTCTTGTGTATAGAGCTCTACTGGTGCCTCACATCAACTGATCGTGAGCAGCGTACTGCACAGTTTGAGGTTAATATTGCTTTGAAGTCTGCTGCGTTACATATTAAGATTAATGAGGCTGTCCTGAGCTGACTTGAGCCCCACATGGAACAACAAAATCCACGCTCTGTTCCCTGGAATGGCCACGGCCGAGCATCGCCATGGCAACCACATTATTAAGTCAAACTGTGTGCTCGATTCCCCCGTTGGACGGTATGGAGAGAAAAACTGGGactctaccttcctccctgcAAAAGATGCTGAAGCCTTGCAGCACAATAGCGATAAGAACATTAACTGAGATATTTATGTTGCTTCTGCCCTGATTATAGCCTGATAGCTGATGTACATCTCATCTTCAGTTCATAACAAGTCAGTGACATATTTCCCTCACCCATGCCATTACATAACACAATGAAGACTTTTCCTCTACCTTCACCAGAGCGTCAAGTATCAGCGAGGCCACACTCTTCTCCTCATTGTCCTGTTCAAACAGAATCTCCATCACCGAGTCcctgaaaagaaaggaagagaaactcTTATGATCAAAACTATGCAAAGACACAGTGCAGACACAATCAACCAGCGAGTtatagacaaataaataaacacagttcagcagagagacaaacaaaaaacaaggacAATCTCATTTGACATGCACAGCttacactgaaaaataaaatatgcaaatctCAAGATGTGAGACACACTTTCAAAGAaatctacagaaaaaaaacaactctatTTTGTCAGCTCAGTGAAAAATGACAGCGTCATCTGATGACCTACCTGATGGATCCTTTGATATGCAGGATTTTCTCTCCATCCAAAGGGTAATCAACATCTGGAGGATGGGCTGGACGCTTCgaaaacacaatcaaaaggaagaaaagttttattaaacagggattaaagcaagaaaGGATTTGTGAGACTGAACAGCTGTCCAGGCGGAAATATGTGCAATGTACTGAATTAAGTATTATATGAATTAAAACTGCTCTTTGTCTGAAATCATGCATGGTGCCTTACAACTTTAAGCCCTgattaaaacatctgtacacAGACCGAGAATAACTGAGACAACCAGTATAGCAATAAGTTGTGACTCACCTCGGCGGTGCCGTCCAGGTTAAATTTGGCTTCCTGAATCTTGAGGCCTCTCTGCAGGTCACTGACAAAGCATGTTCTGACTGCaggaaaccaaaccaaaccagcTGTTATATAACCAAACTTCACAACAGGTATATTTTAAGCAGTTCTTTAATTGCTTTACCAGAGTGATACTAAACTctttaagaaaacaaagcaagagCTGTTGAGTTTTTCTTCAGAAACAACCTACCCTTGATATCCTCCACAGTCTCCTCTGGGATGGTCCCTGAGGAAAGGATgggggggaaaagaaagagagagaaatgaaagtgaagcttttttttttttttagctcactTCTGCAAAGATAAGCCTTTTCCCCCCATTTGACTGTGTTGGGACTGAATCAGCATTTAGAAAAGTATGAGCTGACACCGCAGCAAACTATGACAACTATGACTGCtttgtgaaaacacatttaccACAAATCCCCTCAGGGAACTTCTACGTTATTGCCAAATAAAATTGTTTggtttttggggtgttttgacaCCAGTTTCTGCATTAAATTTTCTTCCTGAATCATGTGTGGTATGAGTGATTGATTTCAGAGACCTTTTGCACTTTTAAAGGCAGACATGCACTTCCAGTCCAGTCAAGTGAGTCAGCCTGCTCTCTGTCTTAATTATTGATGTACATGTGTGTAGCTTCCCTCACTGTGCCACAGCTGTAGATCTCACAGCTCAACACTGTTCCCTCCATCAGGAAAAAGAAGGGAACTCTAAAATAGACTGTATGCATATGTATAATTCACAAATTGAGAAAGGGAGTCACTGAGATGTCAAACAGAAACTAGTTCTACTTATAAATAGTAAATGGTGCATAGTAAAGTCAAAGCCTTTATATTCTCCTGCGCTCTGCACCGTAAAACAAATCAACAGTCCGTAGCAGAGttacacattaatgcatttaaaaggtAATGCTTTAAAAGTCGAgtattttacagtaattacCAATGGCAGCTGGCACACTCTGCCCTGTGGTTGTGTCTGTGTCCACAGTGCACTGTTCCACAAGAAGTCCATCTAATTCTCTacaataaatacagacacatgcTGTTATAGgacatataaaacacacatctaCAACAAAGCTCCATTTTAATGTCACATGGTTTCAAGTGTGAAACAGAAATGCTCTTTCCatgacaaaaatattcaaaaataggACACCATCAGGCAATGTCACACTCTCCTCTTAAATCTGTTAGAGCTACTTACTTATGGATGGCTTTTCCACCCAAAGGCAAAGCCTCCCAAGCTGGTAGAATAGGAGTGCACTCATAAACCTGGTTTCACAGTCAAGGTGGTAACATACGAATCCCAAATTGAAAGTTAATGAGACATTTCTGTAACTGTTTTTCTACTACGAGATGACAGGGAAAGGATACAGGAAGGACCAGCGTCTCTGTGTAGCCGCAATCCATCACCAGGGCGGAGTTGATACCCAAAGACATGATGGCCATGAGGTGACTTGGTGCAAACAGCACAGAGGGCACCTGGGAAACAGCACaagacacacaataaaacatcagaaaacccACAACAAACTGTAGCTGATATTTACTACTACTTGTTTCTGTTAGGTTAAAATAGATGTGTTACTATATAATCAATTTAGATAGAGGTTGGAGCAAAATTGTCTCTATTTTTTTGCCAAACTAGAGTTACAGAAGTAGAGAATTTGCTCAACACATGATGTGCAGTTTCTGGTACCTcaaactgtttgaaaaaaacCTTGGTGAGCGTCTCCCTGAAGTGAGACGGGCAGAGGATGGACTCGATGATGACCACTCTTCTGTCGCGAGGGTTCACCAGCAGGTGCCTGATTAAGACAAATACCAAGACAAACTTATATAAGATGAGGCAGAATCACTCAGTTTTCAACTAATAGAAGCATATATTCTgtatagtttatttattgtgtacACCATAATACAGTTGTAATGGTAAAACATCTCTTAAACACAGACAAGAACGAGGTCTTACATTACACTGATACAAATAACTTCCATACAGAAAAAATCATCAGAAATTAAGGACATTTTACTACATATTGTTACCCTCAAGATCATCATATaatgagcaataaaacataaaatggcCTTTGTTTCCAGTTTTACCAAATCCAC
Encoded here:
- the actr10 gene encoding actin-related protein 10, with translation MPLFDGLGSGAEKTAIVIDLGAAFTKCGFAGETGPRFIIPSEIRRPGQQQAIKVVQYNINTEELYVILKEFIHILYFRHLLVNPRDRRVVIIESILCPSHFRETLTKVFFKQFEVPSVLFAPSHLMAIMSLGINSALVMDCGYTETLVLPVYECTPILPAWEALPLGGKAIHKELDGLLVEQCTVDTDTTTGQSVPAAIGTIPEETVEDIKVRTCFVSDLQRGLKIQEAKFNLDGTAERPAHPPDVDYPLDGEKILHIKGSIRDSVMEILFEQDNEEKSVASLILDALVKCPIDTRKVLSENLVVIGGTAMLPGFLHRLLAEIRLLVEKPKYSDVLASKSFRIHAPPAKPNCTAWLGGAIFGALQDILGSRSVSRDYYNQTGRIPDWCCLSSPPPESLYEAGKTPPPLMKRAFSTEK